The Tamandua tetradactyla isolate mTamTet1 chromosome 6, mTamTet1.pri, whole genome shotgun sequence genome contains the following window.
GCACTAATTTTGGAAGGCATGGGGGGGGTGGTATACTGATGCTCCTGTACTACTccttcttttggcatgggcaagctccaggaatcgaaccctggtctcctgcgtggcaggtgagaattctgccattgagccaccgttgcatgGATCCCCCCTTGTACTATTTGACTTGTTACACTATGTATCTAATAacacatatgtttatatttaGTAGAATCTAAAAACAACCTTAGAGCAAAAGAAGAGTTTCTGTGGAAGGAAATATCTTTTAGGAATATGTGAATTGATAACTGAAGGCAAGTATAACAGAGCTCTAATGATCCTGGTAACTTCTGCAAACTGATCATAGAGAGATATACTTATTTGGGGTATTGTTATGGGTTAAACTGTGTCCTCCCAAAACAGATATACCGAAGTTCTCACCCTCAGTATGTGaccttattttgaaacaaataagaCCTGGTTTTTCCTTGCTGCTTAAACTAAGAtgtgagagaaagagataaatggagaaataaacaTCTTAGCAAAAAGGAACCAGCAATTGATGCTTTGGGAAATTCTTAGCCTATCCAGATATTGTGCTTTGGAAACAGGGCCCTAGTATTGCTAAGATTAGGTGTGTGACCTAATGGAGTCAATCAACCAGCTCAGCAGAAGCCATGAATAGACATGCAATTATCCAGGAAAGCTCTGTGGAAGACCCTATTGTCTGACGGATTGGACTTCTGTGAATTGCACAGAAGACCAAAAAGGTCTTTTTGAGAATTTCAGATCAGCGGAAACACTATGATCCTGGATTTAAAGGGCCAGAGATAGGAcaaaatgaagagagactgaCTCTAAGGATGGAGCCACAGATGCAGAGACCTGGTCCAAAGGGACCTACCTGGGCCAGGAAGGTGGGTATGTTGCTGGTGGACCAGGACAGGGCATCGAGTCAAAGAACATTACTCGTAGGCCTAGAAATATAACGGAATTTGCCCTCTTTTGAACTTGCTCAGGAGCCATGaccccatttttcttttcaattgctATCTTTTGGAATGGAAATATCTATCCTACGCCTGACCAACCATTGTGTTTTagaagataacttgttttctcGTTCAGTAGGTCCAGAGATGGAGAAGAATTTTGGCCCAGGAAGGGCCATACCTCAAATCTCATGCATAACTTATTTAGATGAGATATTGGACTTACAGTTGATGCTAGAATGATTAAGACTGTAGGGATCATTaggatggagtgaatgtattttgcatatgggaaggACACGAATTTGGGGAGGCCAGAAGGTAGACTGCTAAGAGTTGAATTGTATCCTCCAGGAAAGATGCATTGATGTCCCTCAGAATGTAACTTATTTGCAAATAGAGTCATTGCCGGTGAAATTAGTTAAGAAGAGGACAAACTGGATTAGGGttggtcttaatccaatatgactgatgcCCTTTTAAGAAGAGAGAAATCTGTAGACACCAAGACATCAATCTCACcaaggagaaggccatgtgaagatgaagGAGTGATGTATCTATTGGCCAAGGATTGTCAGCAAACACCAGCATCTAGAAGGAACAAGGAAGATTATCCTCTGCAAATTGCAGATTGAACATGGCCCTACTGACACAGGATGTCTATATAAACATAGGACATTGATTTTGGACATCTATATTACAGTGCTGAGATATAACAAATTTCGGTTGTTTTAAACCATTCGGTTTATGATACCTGTTAacagcagtcctaggaaactaagacaaatgtTGATGAATCCAGTGATAACTCATGTTTGAATGACACTAATATTAGTCTTTCCGAGTCTGGACGAATTGTCAATGAAATCATGATTCTTAATTGAGTGACCGCTCAGGAAGAAAATTCTCAATTAGATAAACtctaaaagatatcaaaggaCAGGTTTGACAAGGGAGCCAGATCAAAGCTTGGCCCAAGTAGTCTAGTCTGTTATGTAACTTGCATAAAGATGAGCTGTCATGATTGGCTTCTATGATGAGCCTCCACTTAGCCCAGAGGACAAATAAGAAACATAATAAGCCTTAATTGAACAATGACCAAAAAAGGCTACTCGAATGCTATTTATAACTTTCCCAACCGACTCGACTATTAGCCAGTCAGAGACTGTTTTTGCAACTGGAATCaaggaaaaatgttaaatgttatgGAAATATGCAGTTCAAGAGAGTATATAAAAGGCCAGATGTGGAAGTCACAGCCAAAACTCAGAAACTTCTCCAAGCAACTCAACTCTCAACCCAACTCCTGACACCATGGCCTGCTGCCACACCAGCTTCTGTGGATTTCCCACCTGCTCCACTGATGGGACCTGTGGCTCCAGCTGCTGCCAGCCAAACTGCTGCCAGAACAGCTGCTGCCAAACAGGCTGCGGCGGATCCAGCTGCTGCCAGCCAAGCTGCTGCCAGACCAGCTGCTGTCAGCCCAGCTGCTGCCAGACCAGCTGCTGCCAGCCCAACTGCTGCGGGACTAGTTGTGGCACTGGCTGTGGCACTGGCTGTGGCACCGGCTGTGGCACCGGCTGTGGCACCTGCTGTGGCACTGGCTGTGGTACCGGCTGTGGCACTGGCTGTGGCACCGGCTGTGGCGCCGGCTGTGGCCAGGACGGTGGCAGTGGAAGTGTGAGCTGCCGCGTCAGGTGGTGCCGCCCAGACTGCCGTGTGGAGGGCACCTGCCTGCCCCCCTGCTGTGTGGTGGGCTGCGTCCCCCCATCCTGCTGCCAGCTGCACTACGCCCAGGCCTCCTGCTGCCGCCCATCCTACTGTGGGCAGTCCTGCTGCCGCCCAGCCTGCTGCTGTGGGTGTTGCTACCAGCCCAGCTGCTGTGAGCTCGCCTGCTAAAAGCCAGGTTACTGATTAAGAATGGAAGGAGttaggaatgaaagaagaaacacaaCAAAATTGCACTGAAGTATTCCATTTTTACTTGGATGCTAAGTAACATGTTTCTAAGCTGCTCAGAAACAGCAAGCCTTGGTCAGGACCTCCTTAGATATGCTGAGTCAGCTCACTGAGAAAAAGCATCAGTCAGTGTTCTGGAACACCTGCTTTGCTTCAGCAGCATTCCAGGATAGAGCAGCTCTTCAATTCAGTGATATCGCTGATGTCCTCCTTATCTCTTAATCCCCACGTATTTCAGACCTCTTTCTCCTGGAATAACCTCTGTTAATTTCAAATAAAGTGTTTTAATGTGCAAAGCAAACAGAGTTATTGTCCTCCTTCTACCCTTCCATTTGTCCACCTACAGATAGAATTCAAGAAGAGTGAttgggatttttttaattttctttcttattattataTCCCTGTGATTTGCATTTTGATAATGATACCAAGGCATTAGCATCAAGACTAAAccagaaaaattaaatacaaatggaATGATGGTTGAATCTGTCAGTTTAATAAAATGATCCATGCTCTAATCTTACAATTGGGTCTAGCCTGATAAGGCCACTTTCAGCTAAGTTTTCAGATTGATCAAAGCTATGAGATTCCTGGCTAAATGTACTTTATCATTAGACTCTCACTTAATATACTAGACGTTCTCCCTCATTCATGCACAAAATCCAAAGAAGTGTTATTAACAATAAAATAGATTTGAAAAATCTATCTGCCAGATACTATTTTCCAAGAGCATTTATACTTAATTCCCGTGCCTTAGCCTATCACATTCTTCCCATCAATCCCCAAATTGCTCTCTGAGTTTCAAGTCCCAAAATTCACCTCCATCTATTAGAGGGATTatgatagttaggttcagttgtcagcttgaccaggtgatgatgtccagttctgttgctgtggacttaaatcatcagcatgtgaaattcatctatggctgattacacctgcagtcagctaaggggactCTGCCTTCCAAAATGAGTGTCTTTTAATTtcattagctggaggcttaaaagaaagagggcagaaaagcgctcagcagctcagcatacctcatctcggcactcggaGCTCAGaccaagacatttggagatgcagaaaggaatcaccccaggggaagccatttgaacgcagaagccaggagagaagtccagcagatgtccaccatgggccttcccatgtgacagagaaagctacaggaaaGCCAGCTGtctttactctgaagaactataaacttgaaaataaataaatccccttattaaaacgAATCCATCTCtactgtgttgcattctggcagctttagaaatgcactgtggtagttagattcagttgtcaacttggccagttgaaggTGCCTTGTTacgttgttgtggacatgagccaatgatccatgaacttcatctgtcgctcattacacctgcagtcggctaggaggcgtgcctgctgcaatgaataatgtttgatttaattggctggcacttaaatgagagagctcaaggtagcacagccagGCAGCTCAgcttacctcatctcagcactcgcagctcagcccaggcctttgggatgcagaaagaaaacaccccagggaaagttgtcggaacccagaggcctggagagaaggccagcagagaccaccctgtgtcttcccacgtgagaaggaacctcagatgaaagttaactgcctttcctctgaagaactaatgaaataaatccccttttattaaaagcccatatgtttctggtatgttgcattctggcagctagcaaactagaacatgcatcTTATATATACTAAAATAGGTACACATAAGGTTTATTTTATGTCTGAATGATAGTAGAAGAAACAGCTCTAGCGAGTACTCAGTGAGCTCTACCATCACCATTTGTGGGAGAGATGTTGTAAAAATCTGAAACAACTatgtttcatttttcactttaaaaCCCAACTTAAAAAAACACCTCATAAGAAGTCAACACAAACctagaacaaaaacaaacagcttttatcatttaatttttcaattcttcATTGAAATATTGAATATACAAGATACAATGGGATGCAAATGTATAACATTAGGAGAAAAGGTTTTCTAAGTCATTTACAAGCTCTCAGCATTTACCTCTATCATTTCATTGGTAGCAATGATGGATCACAGATGAATTAAGAACTTCAAAGATCAAAATAGGTGACagtgcattctccaaaatgttataACCTCTCGATGCCTTTCCTGAGCCTTGGTTTAActattctagaaaaaaataaacttttcctactcttttttttgttaCAGCAAATAAAAAGGAGTCCTTCATGAGAGGCACAAAGTTTGAAAGTTCTATTTAGTCAGTTATAGTAATACAGGTATCCGTGAATCATGCCTTTTACTCTACCTATTCAAAACAGATTCAATAAACGTTTATTAAGTTTCTACCACAAGCCAGGCACTCTGCTTGATACCTTCCTATAAACTATGCCATTTCATTCAGAAGGAAGGATTTCTGACCTGAACACGAGTAATATTTTATACGTTTCAAATTagttgaaagcaaagaaactgGAATGGCAATTTGATTTGATGTTGGAGTAAATGagttggaaacttttttttttttttggggggggtaactcttttttttttttattaattaaaaaaagaattaacaaaacaattagaaatcattccaatctacatgtacaatcagtaattcttaataacatcacatagttgcatattcatcatttcttagtacatttgcatcgatttagaaaaagaaataaaaagacaacagaataagaattaaaacaataatagaaagaaaaaaaaacaaaaaaaacaaaaacaaaaaacctatacctcacatgcagcttcattcagtgttttaacataattgcattacaattgggtagtattgtgctgtccatttctgagtttttatatccagtcccgttgtacagtctgtatcccttcatctccaattatcccttctctttttttttttttttttaattaacggaaaaaaagaaattaacccaacatttagagatcataccattctacacatgcaatcattaattcttaacatcatcacatagatgcatgatcatcatttcttagtacatttgcattggtttagaagaactagcaacataaccgaaaaagatatagaatgttaatatagagaaaaaaataaaagtaataatagtaaaatcaaaacaaaacaaaacaaaacaaaacaaaaacctatagctcagatgcagcttcattcagtgttttaacatgattactttacaattaggtattattgtgttgtccatttttgagtttttgtatctagtcctgttgcacagtctgtatcccttcagcttcaattacccattgtcttaccctgtttctaactcctgctgaactctgttaccaatgacatatttcaagtttattctcgaatgtccgttcacatcagtgggaccatacagtatttgtcctttagtttttggctggattcactcagcataatattctctaggtccatccatgttattacatggttcataagtttatcttgtcttaaagctgcataatattccatcgtatgtatataccacagtttgtttagccactcttctgttgatggagattttggctgtttccatctctttgcaattgtaaataatgctgctataaacattggtgtgcaaatgtccgtttgtgtctttcccttaagtcctttgagtagatacctagcaatggtattgctgggtcgtatggcaattctatattcagctttttgaggaaccgccaaactgccttccacagtggttgcaccctttgacattcccaccaacagtggataagtgtgcctctttctccgcaccctctccagcacttgtcattttctgttttgttgataatggccattctggtgggtgtgagatgatatctcattgtggttttgatttgcatttctctaatggccagggacattgagcatctcttcatgtgcctcttggccattcgtatttcctcttctgagaggtgtctgttcaagtctttttcccattttgtaattgggttggctgtctttttgttgttgagatgaacaatctctttataaattctggatactagacctttatctgatatatcatttccaaatattgtctcccattgtgaaggctgtctttctactttcttgatg
Protein-coding sequences here:
- the LOC143687451 gene encoding keratin-associated protein 1-1-like isoform X1, yielding MACCHTSFCGFPTCSTDGTCGSSCCQPNCCQNSCCQTGCGGSSCCQPSCCQTSCCQPSCCQTSCCQPNCCGTSCGTGCGTGCGTGCGTGCGTCCGTGCGTGCGTGCGTGCGAGCGQDGGSGSVSCRVRWCRPDCRVEGTCLPPCCVVGCVPPSCCQLHYAQASCCRPSYCGQSCCRPACCCGCCYQPSCCELAC
- the LOC143687451 gene encoding keratin, high-sulfur matrix protein, B2A-like isoform X2, with translation MACCHTSFCGFPTCSTDGTCGSSCCQPNCCQNSCCQTGCGGSSCCQPSCCQTSCCQPSCCQTSCCQPNCCGTSGCGTGCGTGCGAGCGQDGGSGSVSCRVRWCRPDCRVEGTCLPPCCVVGCVPPSCCQLHYAQASCCRPSYCGQSCCRPACCCGCCYQPSCCELAC